TCGGGCCCGGCGTGGCGCCAGCCGGCGCGGGAGGGCGTCGTACTCCCTCGGGCGTTTCTGGCGGGGTCGGCTGGGGCGGTGGCGGACGCGGCGGTTGCTGGAGGTGCACCTGGTGGTGCTGGCGGTGTGCGCGCTCGTGGCGGCCGGGGCGCTGTTCCTGTCCTGCCGGCAGATCCAGAACGGGGCCGACGCCGTCGCCGGCGAGGAGGCGCCGGCCGTCCAGGGGCTCGCCGCCACCCGGCTCGCGGTGCTGCGCGCCCACCGCGAGGCCGGTGACCTGGGCGAGGGAGAGTTCGTCGACGTGGCGGGCCGCGGCGAGACCTACCGGGCCCAGCTCGCCGCCGCCGACCAGGGCCTGTCCAGGATCGCGGACCGCACGGACCAGGACCTCGGCACCGTCAACGGGCTCCTCGCCACCTACAGCAACTCCCTCACCCTCGGCATCGTCATGTACCGGGACCAGCCGCTCATGCGGAACCAGAAGCTCACCGAGGCGCACTCGCTGCTCACCCGCCGGGGCGTGGGACTCGTACCCCGTCTGGACGACATGCAGCAGGCCCAGATGAAGCACGCGGAGGCCACCGTCGCCGAGGGGTGGCTCCAGCGCGGCGGCTGGTGGATCGCCGAACTCGCCCTGGCGGCACTGGCGTTGACCCTCCTCTCCGCGTTGTTCGTGCTGCGCGACCGCTGCGGCCGGGACTGGAACCCGTATCTGCTCGCGGCCTTCGCCCTCACCGTGCTGCTCGCGGTCGTCCCGCTGCTCACGATGGAGTCCGCCCAGGACGACCTCGACAGTGTCGTCGGGGATCTGGGGGTGATCACCCAGGAGTCCAGGGATGCCTGCTGCGGCATCCACCTGGAGCGCGCGCAGCGGACCGTCACGGCGAAGTCCGAGGACGTGCGGAGCGTCCTGGCCGACGACACCTGGACCGTCCGGGTGTACCAGGGCACCCTGACCGGCGGTCTGCTGATCGTCGTGCTGCCCGTGCTCGGCCTCGGACTCCGGCTCGACAGCGACTACTGGAGGCGGCGGTGACCCGGCGGTTCAAGGTGCTGGTGCTGCTCGCGGCGCTGCTGCTGGTCTGCGCCGGCGGCATGGTGGCGGTCTGGTCGGAGCGGGACGACGAGCCGGTGACCATCCTCGGGCCGTGGACCGACAAGCAGGGTGAGCAGTTCGAGGAGGTGCTGCGGAGCTTCGGCATCCCCTTCGAGTACCAGGGCACCGCCGCCCAGCGCGAGGTGCTGCTGTCCAAGGTGCAGTCGGGGGAACCCCCGGACATCGCGATCATGCCGGGCGTCGGCGAACTCGCCGAATACGCCGACCAGGACCTCCTGAAGCCGCTGAACGATCTCTACGCCGTGGAGGAGTACGGCTCCCCCTGGAATCCGGTGAGCACACCCCGGCAGAAGGCGTACTGGGTGCCGGTCAAGGCCGACCTGAAGAGCATCGTCTGGTACCGCGAGGGCGAACGCCCCGCGAACTCTCCTGCCCGGCTGACGAGTTGGTGCATCGGCATGGGTGACGACGGAGCGTCCGGCTGGCCCGGCAGTGACTGGATCGAGGACCTCGTGTTGCAGCGGGAAGGGCCGGAGTTCTACGGCAAGTGGGCGCTGGGTGACGCCGCGGCCTGGACCGGGACTCAGGTGCGCGAGGCATGGGAGGCGTGGGCAGGTCTGCTCCAGCAGGACGAGGCGGCGGCCGGGCGAGCCCTGCGCACCGATCACCGCGGTGATCCCGGCGCGTACGGGTTGCTGTTCAAGGGGGAGGAAGGGTGCGCCCTGGAGCACCAGGGCTCCTTCGCCCGCTCCTTCTACGGGGACAAGGGGCGGCTCGCGCGTCTGATGGACTCCGCTCCCCTGCTGCCCGGCGGCGGCGACCAGGTCCGGGCCTACGAGGTGACCGGTGACTTCGCCGCCCTGTTCAGCGACCGCCCCCGGGCCGGGGACCTGATCGAGCGGCTGGCCTCGCGGGAGGGCCAGCGGAAGTGGGCCGAGGCCGCGGACGTCTTCTCGGCGCACCGGCGGGTGCGGGCGGACGGCGGCCCCGTCGAGGAGGAGATCGCCCGACGCCTCACCGGCCCCGGCCCCCGCTGCCTCGACGCCTCCGATGTCATGCCCCCCGCCGTCCGCGACGCCTTCTACGAGGCCGTCCTCCTGACGATCGCCCGCGCCGCCGCCGGTGAGGACCTCGACGTGCCGGGGCTGCTGGCCGACGTGGAGGACGTGGCGAAGACCCAGCCCGATCGGCGGACGCCGTTGAAGACGGTGTGCAGTAGGTAGGGGGCGGTAAGCGTTGCGGGGTGCGGGGTGCCGCGCGCCGGGCGTGCACGTGAGAGCGGGAGGCGGCGTGCCGTACGCCGTCAGTGGGGGCGGTCGGGCTGGGAGGCGTGGAACGTGCGGCGGTAGGCGTCCGGGGGGACGCCGAGCGTGCGGTTGAAGTGGCGGCGCAGGGTGGCGGCGGTCCCCATGCCTGTGGTGGCGGCGATGACGTCGACGCTGTCGGAGGTGGTCTCCAGGAGTTCCTGGGCGCGGCGGATGCGCTGGGTGAGGAGCCACTGGAGGGGGGTGGTGCCGGTGGCCGCGTGGAAGTGCCGGGTCAGCGTGCGGGAACTCATGCTCGCGCGGCGGGCCAGGTCCTCGACGCTCAGGGGCCGGTCGAGGCGCGCCAGGGCCCAGGGGAACAGGTCGGTCAACGGGTGGTCGCTCCGGGTGGGAACCGGCGCCGGGACGAACTGGGCCTGGCCGCCCGAGCGGTGTGGGGGTACGACCAGTCGGCGGGCCACCGCGTTGGCGGCCGCCGAGCCGTGGTCGAGGCGGACCAGGTGCAGACAGAGGTCCATCGCGGCGGCCTTGCCCGCCGAGGTGAGCACGCTGCCGTTGTCGACGTAGAGGACGTCCGGGTCGACCTCCACCTCGGGGAAACGGGCGGCCAGGATGTCCGTGTGCGCCCAGTGCGTGGTCGCCCGGAGACCGTCCAGCAGGCCCGCGGCGGCCAGAACGAACGCGCCGGTGCACAGCGAGGCGATCCGCGCGCCCGCCTCGTGCGCCGCGCGCACCGCGTCGACCAGGGCGGCGGGCGGGGCCACGTCCACGTCGGACCAGCCGGGGACGATCACCGTGCCGGCGTGCGGGAGTCGGTCCAGGCCGTGGTCGGGCTCCAGGCGGAAGCGGCCCACGGAGACGGGGCCCGGACCGCAGAGGGCGAACTCGTACCAGGGGGCCACCAGGTGCGAGAGGTCGGAGCCGAACACCTCGTGGGCCAGGGCCAGTTCGAAGTGCAGCATGCCGTCGGTGACGGCCAGCGCGATGGTGTTCCGGTCCGGTGCGGGCATGTCGGAAAGTGTACGGGTCTCGTCGTTCCGGACACTCGTGGTGGGCGGCCGCGCTCGACAGGATGGTCACGAGACGGGGCGATCGACGCCCTGTCGACGGCGACGGTCGCGTTGGGCGACGGTGGCGTCGGTGAGGTGGGGAGTGCTGATGGGGGCAGGGCGTACGGTCGCGGTGTTCGGGGCGACCGGGCACACCGGGCGGTTCGTGGTGGCGGAGTTGCGGGCGCGGGGTTTCGTGCCGCTGCTGGTGGGGCGGAACGAGGAGAAGTTGCGGGCGCTCGCGGAAGGGCGGCCCGCGCCAGGGCCTGGGGCAGGGGCAGAGCCAGGGCCGGGGCCGGGGCCGGAGTGGTCGGTGCGGGTCGCCTCCGTCGACGAACCGGCCTCGCTGGACCGCGCGTTCGCCGGGGCGGACGCCGTGGTGAACTGCGCCGGGCCCTTCGCCGAGACGGCCGCGCCGGTGATCGAGGCGGCGTTGCGCGCCGGGATCCCCTATGTGGACGTGGCGGCCGAGATCGAGGCCAACCTCGACACGTTCGCGGAGTTCGGGGAGAGGGCGCGGGCGGCGGGGGTCGTCGTGGTACCCGCCATGGCCTTCTTCGGCGGACTCGGCGACCTGCTGGTCACCGCCGCGACCGACGCGGCCGGCTGGGCGGCGGCGGACGAGGCGCACATCGCGTACGGGCTGAGCGGCTGGCACCCCACGGCGGGGACCCGGGACGCGGGCGCGGTCTCGCGGCGGCGCAGGAGCGGGCGCCGAGTCCGGTACGCCGGCGGGCGGTTGGAGTACCGGGACGACACGGCGCCGGCCACGAAGTGGGACTTCCCCGAGCCGATGGGGACCCGGGCCGTGATCGGGGAGTTCAGCATGGCCGACATCGTCACCGTGCCGAGCCATCTGGCCGTCCCCGAGGTGCGCACGTACATGACGGTCGAGGCCGCGAGCGAACTCGCCGCGCCGGACACGCCCGCGCCGGCCGCCGTCGACGAGCACGGCCGGTCCGGGCAGACCTTCGTCGTCGACGTCGTCGTCCGCTCCGGGGGCGTGGAACGGCGGGTCACGGCGCGCGGGCAGGACATCTACGCCGTCAGTGCGCCGCTCGCGGTGGAGGCGGTCCGGCGGGTGATCGACGGGCGGGTGAAGGGCGCCGGGGTGCGCTCCGCCGGGGCGGCGTTCGACGCGGCCGACTTCCTCCGGGCGCTGTCGGGACACGTCTCGGTGGAGTGGTAGTCGGGGAGGAGGAGGCGGGGTTCGGGGCTACTCCTCGGCGGGCGGCGTCCCGGGTGCCGCGCCCGGCACGATCAGGCCCGTCTCGTACGCCACCACCACGGCCTGGGCCCGGTCGCGGAGGCGGAGTTTGGCGAGGATGCGGGCGACATGGGTCTTGACGGTGGCCTCGCTGAGGCGGAAGTGGGCGGCCAGTTCGGTGTTGCTGAGGCCGGTGGCGAGGGACTGGAGGACCTGGAGTTCGCGGGGGGTGAGGGGGGTGAGGTCGCGGTGGAGGGCGGGGGTCTCGGGGGTCGGGGTGACGAAGCGTTCGATCAGGCGGCGGGTGATGGCGGGGGAGAGCAGCGCGTCGCCGGTGCGGGCCAGGCGGACGGCGGCGACCAGGTGTTCGGGCGTGACGTCCTTGAGGAGGAAGCCGCTGGCGCCGGCGGTGAGGGCGGCGTAGACGTAACGGTCCAGGTCGAAGGTGGTGAGCATCAGGACGCGGGGCGGGTCGGGGACCGTGCCGGAGAGGATGCGACGGGTTGCCTCCAGGCCGTCCGTGCCGGGCATGCGGATGTCCATCAGGACGAGGTCGGGGCGGGTGCGGTGGACCGCCTCGACGGCCTGCTCCCCGTCGGCCGCCTCGGCGACCACGTCGATCCCGTCGGCGGAGAGGATCATGCCGAAGCCGGTGCGGACCAGGGCCTGGTCGTCGGCGATCACCACGCGGGGCGGGTCGGGCTCCGCCGGGGACGTGGCAGGGGGGTACCCGGCCGTCACGGGCGCTCCTCGGGGGGTCGGATGCCGGCGGGTCGGGTGACCGCGGCCGGGGTGACCGCGGGTGGGGTGCTCCGGGGTGCCTCTTCCTCCGGCCCGCCGGGCGGAGTGAGCGGGATGACCGCCCGGACGCGGTAACCGCCGGTCGGGCGGGGGCCCGTGTCGAGGGTGCCGCCGTGGACGGCGAGGCGTTCCCGCAGGCCCAGGTGGCCGCGGCCGGTGCCGGAGGCGGCCGCGGGGGTGGGGGTGCCGCCGGTGTCCGTGACCTCCAGGCGGAGGGCGGTGGGCGAGTGGTCGACGGTGATCCGCACCCGGGCGCCCGCGGCGTGCTTGACCGTGTTCGTCAGGGCCTCCTGGACGACGCGGTATGCGGCCAGGTCGGCACCCGGCGGCAACGGGACCGGAGAGCCGGTGACGATCAGCTCCACGGGGACCCCGGAGGCACGGACGCGCGAAGCGAGCGCCGGAAGCTGCCCGATGCCCGGCTGCGGAGCCAACTCGGTGTCGTCGGCGGGCCCTTTCCAGGAGCCGGATCCAGAGCCGCCGGGGCCCCGGGCGAGGCCGGAGCCGGATCCAGCCCCGGAGGCGGATCCAGCCCCGAAAGCGGAGCCTTTGCCCGAACCGGAGCCCGCGCCCGTGCCGGAGCCCCAGCCCATGCCCCCGCCCGTTCCCCTGCCGGAGTCCGAGTCGCTCGGGATGCTCCGCGCGTCGGTCCGGGCCCTCTCTGCTGTCGTAGGCGGACGGTCCTCGTCCGACATCGTCAACAGGCCCATCACATGGCGTAGTTCGGTCATCGCCGTACGGCCGCCCGACTCGACGGCGAGCAGGGCCTCGCGGGCACGGTCGGGGGCGATGTCCATCACCTTGCGGGCCGCGCCGGCCTGGATCACCATCACGCTCACATTGTGGGTGACGACGTCGTGCAACTCCCGTGCGATACGGGCCCGTTCGTGCTCGACCGCCAGACGCGTAGCCGCCTCCTGCTGTTCCTGCAGCGCGTGCACCCGCTGTTTCCAGGTGTGGATCGCGTTGGCGCCGAGCCCCACCCCGAGCAGGACGAGGAACGGGATCACACCCGGCGTGACGTACGGGAAGTTCTCCTCGGCGAACACCGCGACCAGGGCGGCGCCCGCCACCAGACTGCCGAGCGCGCGCAGCCGGTACGGGCTGTGGACGGCCGCACTGTGCGCGGCGACCACACAGGTCAGGAACGTGTACCCCGTCGCTTCGGCCGCACCCGACCGCTGGTTGAAGACCATCGTCGTGACGATCACCGCCCAGAACGCGGTCAGCGGATAGCGGCGCCGGACCAGCAGCGGCAGCGCGGTCAGGGCGGCGAGAAGCAACTGCCAGGCGTGAGGCGCGCCCAGATCCTGCGTCAGGTACGGAGGCGTCGGCAGGGGCGGGGCCTCGGGCGGCACCGGCCCTGCCGACGCCCCCGTCCCCGGCCCCGGCGTCAGCACCCTGCCCGGCAGCCTAGGGCCCGCGCCCACGTCCTGTGCCGTCGTGGCCACCACCGTGCAGGCGGAGAGGAAGAAGGCGAGGCACGCGTCGGCGACCCAGGCCCAGCGGGAGGGGCGGGGTGGCGGGGGCGTGGCACGGAGGAGGGAGGGCAGACCGTCCCACCACCGCCGCACTCGTCCCGCTCGCGCCCCCGGCCCGTCTTGTCCCGTCTCCCCACCGCCCATGCGATCAGTGTGGCAAGCGGGCGCGGGCATCACATCCGTCGTGGTGGGGACGGACGGTACATCGTCCGCGTACATCTCGGGGATGACGTGCGCGCGGGGTCCGTCCGATACGGCAGAGGGGTTCGCCGTCGTGGGGGACGACCGGGCGCGGGGCCGTCCCTAGCGTCGGGGCCACACACCGACCACCCTCCCGAGGAGGCCCCGTGACCATGCCCCCGACCCCGCCATCGCCACCGCCCACCATCGCCGGCGCCCCCGGCACGCCCGTCATCGACATCCGTGACGTGCGCAGGGCATACGGCGGTGAGGGGCCGCCCGCGCTCGACGGGGTCTCGCTGCGCGTGCGGGCCGGGGAGGCGGTGAGCGTCATCGGCCCGTCGGGGAGCGGCAAGTCGACGTTGCTCAACCTGATCGCGGGGCTGGACCGGCCGAGTTCGGGGAGCGTCACGGTCGACGGCGTACGGGTGGACCGGCTGGGCGAGGCCGGGTCGGCGCGGTACCGGCGGGCCAAGGTCGGCATGGTCTTCCAGTTCTTCAATCTGCTGGACGACCTGACCGTCGTCGACAACGTGCTGCTGCCCGCCCAGTTGGCCGGCCTGGGCAGGGCCGAGGCGCGTCGACGGGCGGCGGGCCTGCTGGAGTACCTCCGTATCGACCGGCACACCCACGCGTACCCCGGCCGGTTGTCCGGGGGCGAACGGCAACGGGTCGCCGTGGCCCGCGCGTTGATGAACCGACCGGCCCTTCTGCTGGCCGACGAACCCACGGGCGCGCTCGACTCCGCCTCCGGCGACGACGTCCGCGCGCTCCTCACCGACCTCAACGCGGACGGCCAGACGATCGTCCTCGTCACCCACGACCCTCGCCTCGCCCGGGCCTGCGCGCACCGGACGGTCGAACTCGTCGACGGCCGGATCGTGCGCGACGCGCCGCACGCCGACCGGCGGGCCGACCCCCACCCCTATGGGCGGGAGGACCCGCGCAACGCCCCCGACGGCAGTGAGAACTTCGGCGGCAGCCAGAGCTTCGGCGGCAGCCAGAATGTCGCCGGCAGCCAGAACGTCGGCGGCTCGGGCATCGCGGCGGTGGACCGGTGAGTGCGCTCGGGCGGGTGGTGCGGGCCGGTGTCGGGCGTCGGCGGGTGCGGACGGTCGTCATGGTGCTGACGACGCTGATGGCCGTGACGGCGTCCGTCCTCGCGGTCGGGCTGCTCGTCGCCGCACGGGCGCCCTTCGACCGGGCCTTCGCGGAGCAGCGCGGCGCGCATCTGACGGGGCAGTTCGACGGGACCAAGGTGACGGCGGCGCGGCTCGCGGCGACCGCCGACGCGCCCGGCGTGACCGCAGCGGCCGGGCCCTTCCCGATCGTCTCCGTACGGCCCCGCACCGTCACGGGGTCCGACTTCCTGCCGGCCGGGGTCGACCTGCCGCCGATCACCGTCGTCGGCCGGAAGGACGCGGGCGGACCCGTCGACGTGATCGACCTGGTCGAGGGCGAGTGGGCCACCCGGCCGGGCGAGATCGTCGTGGCCGCCGACGCCGGGCCCTTCCGGCCGGGCGACCGACTGGCGGTCCCCGAGGCGCCGGGCGGGCCCACGCTGACCGTGACCGGCGTCGCCCGCTCGGTGACGGGCACGGGCGAGGCCTGGGTGACGCCCGCCCAGGCCGAGGCACTGGCGGGGGCGGCGCGTGGCACGGGAGGCGCCGGAGGCGCGGCCGAGAGCGGCAACACGTCGGCCACCGGGGGCGGTTCGGCCGCGTACGAGATGCTCTACCGCTTCCGGCAGGCCACGACCGAGGCCGACCTGGCCGCCGCCCGCGCCGCGATCGTCGCGGAGGTGCCGGAGGGGGCGATGAGCGGGGCACGGTCGTATCTGACCGTGCGGCAGGACGAGACGGCGAACGCGATGGCGTTCGTGCCGTTCCTGGCGGCGTTCGGGGTGCTCGGGCTGTGTCTGTCGGTGCTGGTGATCGGGATCGTGGTCGGCGGGGCCGTGGGGGCGGCCACCCGGCGGATCGGTGTGCTCAAGGCGCTCGGGTTCACGCCCGCGCAGGTGGTACGGGCGTATGTGGCCCAGGCCTTGGTCCCGGCGGCGGTCGGCTGTGTCCTCGGGGTGGTGCTCGGCAATGTGCTGGCCCTGCCGGTGCTGAACGAGGTGGGGGAGGCGTTCGGCGCCCCGGCCGGAGGGCTCCCGGTCTGGGTGGACGTGGTGGTGCCCGGCGCCGCGCTGCTGCTGGTGGCGGTCGCCGCCGTGATCCCCGCACTGCGCGCCGGACGCCTGCGGACGGTGGAGGCGATCGCGGTCGGGGGAGGGGCTGGAGGGGCTGGGCGCGGTGGGCCGGAGCGCAGGCGGACGGCCCGTGCCGGACGCGCTGGGCGCGAGCGCAGAGGGGCGGCCCGTGCCGGACGCGCTGGACCCGAACGCACACGACGGGCACGGCCCTTCGGAGCCCGACCGCTGTCGCTGCTGCCGCCCGCGATCCGGCTCGGCCTGGCGCACCCCTTCGCCCGGCCCGCCCGGTCGGCGACGGTGGCCGCGGCGGTCGTCTTCGGCGCCCTGTCCGTCACCTTCGCGGTCGGCCTCGCGCTGACGCTGGGCAAGGTCCAGGAGGGTCGCATACTCGACTCGGCCGGCTCGGTCGTCGTGGAGGCGGGCGGCGGTCAGGGGCCGCCCGGCGCCGAGGTCGTGCCGGCGGAAGGGGCGGGGAGCCCGGGCGGCGAGCGGGAGAGGGCCGATCCGGCGGCCGTCGCCACCGTGCTCCGCGCCCAGGAGGGCACCCGACGCTTCTACGGCACTGCCCAGGCCCAGGTCGCCGTCTCCGGGGTCACCGGGGCGACGACCGTGGTCGCCTACGACGGCGACTCGGCGTGGGGCGCGCCCGAGATGGTCTCGGGGCACTGGCTCGACGGGCCCGGCCAGGCGGTCGTGACCGGGCGCTTCCTGACGGCCGCCGGGATCGGGGTCGGGGACACGGTGACGCTCGACGAGAAGGGCCGACGGGCCACCGTACGGATCGTCGGCGAGGCCTTCTTCACCCAGGACGGGGGCATGACCCTCCTCACCTCGACCGCCACCCTCACCGAACTCGGGCTCGGGGAAGAGGCGTTGCCGGGCCGGTTCCATGTGCGGACGGCGTCGGGAACCGATCCGGCGCAGTACATGGACACGCTGAACCGCGCACTCGACGGCGCGGATCTCGCCGCGTTCGCCCACGCCGACGGCGGCAACTCCTCCAGTGTGATCGTGGCCATGGACGCGCTGATCGGGATGCTCACACTCATGCTCGTCGTGGTCGCCGGGCTCGGCGTTCTCCACACGGTCGTCCTCGACACCCGCGAACGGGTCCGCGACCTCGGAGTGCTCAAGGCGCTCGGGATGACACCCCGCCAGACCGTCGCCATGGTCGTCGTCTCCGTCGCCGGGGTCGGCCTGCTCGCGGGGCTGGTCGCGGTCCCCGCCGGGATCGTCCTGCACGGGGTCGTCACGCCGTTCATGGGCGACGCCGTCGGCATGACCCTGCCGGACACCGTCCTCGCCGTGTACGACGCGCCCGTCCTCGCCTGCCTCGCGCTGGGCGGGCTGGTCATCGCGGTGGCGGGCGCGCTGCTTCCGGCGGGATGGGCGGCGGGAACGGGCACGGCCAGGGCGCTCCGCACGGAGTAGGCGGCGACGGCGCGCGAAGGAGAACAAGGCGGACAGGGCGGACTTTTCCCGGGGTGGGGCGGGGCGCGTACCCAATGTTGTACGCACTCTTACCCTGCCTGGCTCTCGCCTGTCCGTCGCCTGTCCCCGCCCTGTCCGCCCGGATCGAACAGTGGTGTCCGGCACCCGTCGTACGGCCGGCGAAGCCGCTGAACGACCGTGAGGTCGGTGTCGTGGAGGACCGACCTCACGGTTCCCGGGATCCGGGGGCCGGGGTGCGCGTGGCGGAGTCCGCGTACCGGGCCGGATCCCGCGGGGCGTCCCGCGCACCCACAAGGTGCGCGGGACGCCGGTGCTTCCGCGGCCGGGCGGACGGGAAATCGCGTGCCCCGCACGGGCGTTGACCCTGGTCGCGCACACCAGCAGAATGAGCCCCCATCCGCTTGAGAGCGCTCTCAGGGCGCGGTACGCAGCCTGCCTTCCTCGCATCGAACCTCAGCCCGCACCGAACCTCACCCCGCACCCAACCTCGTACCTCCAAAGGAGACCCATGACCGGCAGCACCGGCATCGGCGAAGGTGGCCGAGCCCACCCCTTCAGCCGCCGCAGGCTCCTCGGCACCGGACTCGGCGCGGCGGCGGCGCTCGCCGTCGTCGGCGCTGGCGCGGGCGCGGCCCACGCCGCACCGGCGGCGTCCGGCGCCTCGGCCCCGCGCCGTGGTCACGCCTTCCTCGCCGCAGCCATGGACGCCTACCCCGACCACGGCGACGTCCGGCTGACCCAGAGCTACACCGACCAGGCGGGCCTGTTCAGCACGGCCTTCACCTACGACAACGCCCTCGCGATCCTCGCCCACCTCGCCGTGCGCACCGAGGACGGCCGGGCCAGAGCGGTGGCGCTCGGGGACGCGCTGATCTACGCCCAGGAGCACGACCCGGCGTACGACGACGGCCGACTGCGCCAGGCGTACAACGTCGGGCCGTACGTCTACTACGACGGCGTACCGCAACCGGACGGGTTCGTCCGGGCGGACGACACGGCCAACGTCGGCACCCAGTTCGGCTTCACCGGGACGGCCGTGGGGGACATGGCCTGGGCGGGGATCGCGCTGAGCGCGCTGGCCCGGCGGACCGGGGCCCGGCGGTTCCTGGCCGCCGCCGTGCGGATCGGGGAGTGGATCGAGCGGACCGGCCGTACCGACGAGCCCCTCGGCGGCTACAAGTTCGGCGTGAACGGGGCGAACGAGAAGCTGCCGTTCACCTCGACCGAGCACAACACCGACCTGATCTGTCTGTTCGGACGGCTCGCCCGGCTCACCGGCGACCGGGTGTGGTGGCAGCGGCGCGCCCGGGCCGAGGCCTTCGTGAAGGGCATGTGGGAGCCGGGCCGGGGCGCGTCCGGCGGCTTCTTCTACACCGGCACCAACGACGGCGTCACCGTCAACAAGTCCCCGATTCCCGAGGACACCCAGACCTGGACCCACCTCGCCCTCGACTCCGACCGGTACGCGCGCTCCCTCGACTGGGCGGCGCGGGAACTCGCCGTCGAGGACCACGCCGAGCGCCGCAACAGCACGGTCCCCGCTGGGCAGTCGTACGAGGGCGTGACGTTCAGCTCGGCCAGTCTCCTCGCGAACGAGGACGCGCCCATCGCCGAGTTCCAGCCCAGGCCCAACCGCAACGGGGTCTGGTTCGAGGGCACCGCCCACCTCGCGCTCGCCCTGCGCGACCGGGGCGCGCGCGGCGACGAGAAGCGCGCCCGGCGCCTCCTCGCCTCCCTCGAACGCGCCCAGGACCTCCTCGGCACCGCCCAGACCGTCGGCGGCCGCGCCCTCCCCGACCGCTCCGGCGTCGTCTCGGCCAGCAGCCCCCTCGACACGGGCTTCGGCTTCGGCTACTACCCGTACCGGCACACGGGTGCCACGGCCTGGTACCTGATGGCGGCGGTCCGCTCCAACCCGCTGCGGGCCTGACACCGCCGTCCACACCGGGGTCCGGAGCGTCAACTCCTGCTGCGGGCCCCGGAGTTTCCGCTCGTTCTCACGGCGGAAGAGCACGCGTGACGCCGACGGTCAGCCCTCTTCCCGCCTCGCCGTGCGCTGCCGGTGTCCCGCCCGGTCGGGCAGCCCCGCGTACGCCGACGGTTGTGCC
This genomic stretch from Streptomyces deccanensis harbors:
- a CDS encoding Tat pathway signal sequence domain protein, producing MTGSTGIGEGGRAHPFSRRRLLGTGLGAAAALAVVGAGAGAAHAAPAASGASAPRRGHAFLAAAMDAYPDHGDVRLTQSYTDQAGLFSTAFTYDNALAILAHLAVRTEDGRARAVALGDALIYAQEHDPAYDDGRLRQAYNVGPYVYYDGVPQPDGFVRADDTANVGTQFGFTGTAVGDMAWAGIALSALARRTGARRFLAAAVRIGEWIERTGRTDEPLGGYKFGVNGANEKLPFTSTEHNTDLICLFGRLARLTGDRVWWQRRARAEAFVKGMWEPGRGASGGFFYTGTNDGVTVNKSPIPEDTQTWTHLALDSDRYARSLDWAARELAVEDHAERRNSTVPAGQSYEGVTFSSASLLANEDAPIAEFQPRPNRNGVWFEGTAHLALALRDRGARGDEKRARRLLASLERAQDLLGTAQTVGGRALPDRSGVVSASSPLDTGFGFGYYPYRHTGATAWYLMAAVRSNPLRA
- a CDS encoding ABC transporter permease yields the protein MSALGRVVRAGVGRRRVRTVVMVLTTLMAVTASVLAVGLLVAARAPFDRAFAEQRGAHLTGQFDGTKVTAARLAATADAPGVTAAAGPFPIVSVRPRTVTGSDFLPAGVDLPPITVVGRKDAGGPVDVIDLVEGEWATRPGEIVVAADAGPFRPGDRLAVPEAPGGPTLTVTGVARSVTGTGEAWVTPAQAEALAGAARGTGGAGGAAESGNTSATGGGSAAYEMLYRFRQATTEADLAAARAAIVAEVPEGAMSGARSYLTVRQDETANAMAFVPFLAAFGVLGLCLSVLVIGIVVGGAVGAATRRIGVLKALGFTPAQVVRAYVAQALVPAAVGCVLGVVLGNVLALPVLNEVGEAFGAPAGGLPVWVDVVVPGAALLLVAVAAVIPALRAGRLRTVEAIAVGGGAGGAGRGGPERRRTARAGRAGRERRGAARAGRAGPERTRRARPFGARPLSLLPPAIRLGLAHPFARPARSATVAAAVVFGALSVTFAVGLALTLGKVQEGRILDSAGSVVVEAGGGQGPPGAEVVPAEGAGSPGGERERADPAAVATVLRAQEGTRRFYGTAQAQVAVSGVTGATTVVAYDGDSAWGAPEMVSGHWLDGPGQAVVTGRFLTAAGIGVGDTVTLDEKGRRATVRIVGEAFFTQDGGMTLLTSTATLTELGLGEEALPGRFHVRTASGTDPAQYMDTLNRALDGADLAAFAHADGGNSSSVIVAMDALIGMLTLMLVVVAGLGVLHTVVLDTRERVRDLGVLKALGMTPRQTVAMVVVSVAGVGLLAGLVAVPAGIVLHGVVTPFMGDAVGMTLPDTVLAVYDAPVLACLALGGLVIAVAGALLPAGWAAGTGTARALRTE